In Methylotenera mobilis JLW8, the following are encoded in one genomic region:
- a CDS encoding penicillin-binding protein activator: MTNNLINIILATCLLFSSLNLAAEQISPLNSKAEAQLLAGEACLKQTNTACAMAALAKIPSGSPYAKLLQGEIAFNNQAIDQALQLLLPLQTEPQLSTAAKISLHQYLAKTFAQLQDPEQTLIHLLQVDLALSAAPSSSQQNTATANQAQIWDLLSKLDQSELLAMRGNNTDDNFQGWVDLALAARNQDSSSSLKNWQTNYPDHAAATLASNLQLPNANQNSPQAPKLTSADAIVIRYTPISDGDHAKADAFKAGLSAALAHFGLENTILMEPSSSNNTDAQEQNLAADNTATSKLDSPYAISLDFDQTTDAALQQQTDSQTLTLGLDLNAEALQLAKFALKNAIHHVAILTTESAASAAMLSSFNSAWQQAFNLTAEHNSFNVITLPQNIAPHDASLLDIQTKINAKAHDMVILALPAADTRAIKPYLNAGTPTLAFSNIHEASSDPTLNSVRFVEIPFLLPSNTQFNAYQSAAATLTSNDLLRWYALGVDALSILATRQQASEKEVLLNGLSGAISIKHSSITRQPMMARFTYEGISQE, translated from the coding sequence ATGACTAATAATTTAATAAACATCATTTTAGCAACATGCCTGCTTTTTAGCAGTTTAAATTTAGCGGCAGAGCAAATCAGTCCACTTAACAGCAAAGCTGAAGCACAGCTTTTAGCCGGTGAAGCCTGCCTAAAACAGACTAACACTGCATGCGCGATGGCGGCTTTGGCAAAAATACCAAGCGGCTCGCCTTACGCCAAACTGCTACAAGGTGAAATTGCATTCAACAACCAAGCCATAGACCAAGCACTACAACTTTTGCTGCCACTGCAAACAGAACCACAGCTCAGCACCGCGGCAAAAATTAGCTTGCATCAATATCTGGCAAAGACCTTTGCACAACTACAAGACCCAGAACAAACGCTGATACATTTATTACAGGTGGATTTAGCGCTATCGGCCGCACCTAGCTCCAGCCAACAAAATACGGCTACGGCTAACCAAGCACAAATATGGGATTTACTCAGCAAACTGGACCAAAGCGAACTACTGGCGATGCGCGGCAATAATACTGACGACAATTTCCAAGGCTGGGTTGATTTAGCACTGGCAGCAAGAAATCAAGACTCAAGCAGCAGCTTAAAAAACTGGCAAACTAATTACCCTGACCACGCCGCTGCTACGCTCGCGAGCAACTTGCAGTTACCCAATGCTAATCAAAATTCGCCGCAAGCACCAAAACTTACATCCGCCGACGCGATTGTTATTCGCTACACACCTATTTCTGATGGCGACCATGCCAAAGCCGATGCATTTAAGGCAGGCTTAAGCGCCGCGCTGGCACATTTTGGTCTGGAGAACACCATTCTGATGGAGCCCTCCAGCAGCAATAACACTGACGCTCAGGAACAAAACCTAGCTGCAGACAACACCGCAACATCCAAACTCGATAGCCCGTACGCAATCAGCCTAGACTTTGACCAAACAACTGACGCAGCTTTACAGCAGCAGACAGATTCGCAAACATTAACATTAGGCTTAGACCTCAATGCAGAAGCGCTACAACTTGCTAAATTTGCGCTTAAGAACGCGATTCACCATGTCGCGATTCTCACTACAGAGAGCGCTGCCTCAGCCGCCATGTTAAGCAGTTTCAATAGCGCGTGGCAGCAGGCATTTAACCTAACTGCTGAGCACAACAGCTTTAACGTCATCACGCTGCCGCAAAACATCGCACCGCATGACGCTAGCCTGCTCGACATCCAAACAAAAATCAACGCCAAAGCACACGACATGGTGATACTAGCGCTACCCGCAGCAGACACCCGTGCGATCAAACCCTATCTCAATGCTGGCACCCCTACTTTAGCATTCTCCAATATACACGAAGCCTCTTCTGACCCGACACTCAATAGCGTGCGTTTTGTAGAAATCCCATTTCTACTACCATCCAACACACAGTTCAACGCATACCAAAGTGCCGCCGCAACACTCACCTCGAATGACTTGTTGCGCTGGTATGCACTGGGGGTTGATGCGCTATCCATATTGGCCACTAGGCAACAAGCCAGCGAGAAAGAAGTCTTACTGAACGGACTCTCGGGCGCCATCAGCATCAAACACAGCAGCATCACACGGCAGCCAATGATGGCCAGATTTACTTACGAAGGCATTAGCCAAGAGTAG
- a CDS encoding YraN family protein, which translates to MTTQSQAKNITEGQLAEQIAATFLQNNGLTVIEKNFRSAYGEIDLIMRDGKTLVFVEVRLRSNTKFGGAGMSINASKQQKLTRTAERYLQINGDSACRFDAILMHALDITTVEWIKDAF; encoded by the coding sequence ATGACCACACAATCACAAGCCAAAAACATCACTGAAGGTCAATTGGCAGAGCAAATTGCTGCAACTTTTCTGCAAAACAATGGACTCACAGTGATAGAAAAGAACTTTCGCTCGGCCTACGGTGAGATTGATCTCATCATGCGCGATGGTAAAACGCTGGTTTTTGTAGAGGTGCGCCTACGCAGCAATACCAAATTTGGCGGTGCCGGCATGAGCATCAACGCTAGCAAACAGCAAAAACTTACGCGAACTGCAGAACGCTACCTGCAAATAAACGGCGATAGCGCCTGTCGTTTTGACGCAATTTTGATGCATGCGCTTGATATAACCACAGTAGAATGGATAAAAGATGCGTTCTGA
- a CDS encoding BON domain-containing protein: protein MMKLPINPLAIKLFAAVALATQISACVPVVVGGAAATGAMAADRRTSGIYVEDQNIELKTVKKIHDTLGEEAHVNVTSFKGNVLLTGEVPSEQAKTQAGNIILGTESVRSLTNELTIGPKTTLSSRANDSFITSKVKTQFVTENRFSANYVKVVTENSIVYLMGYVTQKEADAAVEIARNVSGVTTVVKVFEYMP, encoded by the coding sequence ATGATGAAATTACCGATTAACCCATTGGCGATTAAACTATTTGCCGCTGTCGCACTAGCGACACAAATCAGTGCTTGCGTACCTGTTGTTGTAGGCGGCGCAGCAGCCACTGGCGCAATGGCAGCAGATAGACGCACCTCCGGCATTTATGTTGAAGACCAAAACATCGAATTAAAAACGGTCAAGAAAATTCATGACACATTGGGCGAAGAGGCGCACGTCAACGTCACAAGCTTTAAAGGTAATGTGCTATTAACAGGTGAAGTGCCTAGTGAACAAGCCAAAACGCAGGCAGGCAATATCATTCTAGGCACAGAGAGCGTACGCAGCCTCACCAATGAATTAACGATTGGCCCTAAAACCACGCTCAGTTCACGTGCCAATGACTCATTCATCACTTCAAAAGTTAAAACACAGTTTGTGACTGAAAACCGCTTTAGCGCCAATTACGTCAAAGTCGTGACTGAAAACAGCATCGTGTACCTCATGGGTTATGTCACACAAAAAGAGGCAGATGCAGCGGTAGAAATCGCACGCAATGTCAGCGGCGTTACAACCGTAGTCAAAGTATTTGAATACATGCCTTAA
- a CDS encoding DUF3579 domain-containing protein — MTTDHKNAPEQQEVIIEGNTRAGKPFRPSDWVDRMCSTYATFGEDRKLKYSPYLKPRVVNGVRCLAVDLKLKVVNPEGYAQLMHFADENQLNVLDSSGNSIPVPH; from the coding sequence ATGACTACAGACCACAAAAACGCCCCAGAGCAACAAGAGGTTATTATCGAAGGCAATACGCGTGCAGGCAAACCGTTTCGCCCTAGCGACTGGGTAGACCGTATGTGCAGCACATACGCCACCTTCGGCGAAGACCGCAAATTAAAATACTCACCATACTTAAAACCAAGAGTAGTGAACGGTGTGCGCTGCCTAGCGGTGGATTTGAAGTTAAAAGTTGTCAATCCTGAAGGCTATGCGCAATTGATGCACTTTGCCGATGAAAATCAGCTCAATGTACTAGATAGCAGCGGCAACAGCATTCCTGTGCCACACTAG
- a CDS encoding TlpA disulfide reductase family protein, with product MYKFLLGLLMLMCSQLASADLVAKSNFLLKDMAGVQHQLAQYKGKWVLVNYWATWCPPCLEEVPDLVNLYDQHRQKDLMVLGVVFDYKDVNEVKAYVDDMLMSYPIVLGDDSVMEQIGAAEVMPTTFIYNPKGKLVKIKRGIVTKQYVESLIKAGVK from the coding sequence ATGTATAAGTTTTTATTGGGTTTATTGATGTTGATGTGCAGTCAGTTGGCGAGTGCTGATCTGGTGGCGAAATCTAATTTTTTGCTGAAGGATATGGCTGGTGTGCAGCATCAGCTTGCTCAGTACAAGGGTAAATGGGTTTTGGTTAACTATTGGGCCACTTGGTGCCCGCCATGCTTGGAAGAAGTGCCTGATTTGGTTAATTTGTATGATCAGCACCGACAAAAAGACCTGATGGTGCTTGGCGTGGTGTTTGATTATAAAGATGTGAACGAGGTTAAAGCTTATGTGGATGATATGCTGATGTCTTACCCGATCGTGCTAGGCGATGATAGTGTGATGGAGCAGATTGGAGCGGCAGAGGTAATGCCCACTACTTTTATCTATAACCCCAAAGGTAAGTTAGTGAAAATCAAACGCGGTATCGTGACTAAGCAATATGTAGAAAGCTTGATTAAAGCAGGAGTTAAGTAG